One Fibrobacter sp. DNA segment encodes these proteins:
- a CDS encoding ParA family protein, whose protein sequence is MSKVIAICNQKGGVGKTTTAVNLAASFAALEKKTLLIDMDPQGNASQGLGFNEMQDVDIHEVLNLADNPDNVTYENLKEAILDTSLDYLKVITSGPDLAVMEIELVNAMSRERRLERVMKVLSQEFEFIIIDAPPSLNLLTLNVLTAATSVLIPVQCEYYALQGMTELFKTIREVQKNLNSNLKIEGALLTMFDSRLSLCKQVAEEVRENLSDTVFQAMIPRNVKLSEAPSHGKPAILYDVQSSGAQAYMKLAEEILNKDK, encoded by the coding sequence ATGAGTAAAGTGATCGCTATATGCAACCAGAAGGGCGGCGTGGGTAAGACTACCACCGCCGTAAACCTGGCTGCAAGTTTTGCCGCCCTCGAAAAGAAGACTCTTCTGATCGATATGGACCCCCAGGGTAACGCATCCCAGGGTCTGGGTTTCAACGAGATGCAGGATGTGGATATCCACGAAGTCCTGAACCTGGCTGACAACCCGGATAACGTCACCTATGAAAATCTCAAGGAAGCAATTCTTGACACAAGCCTCGACTACCTGAAGGTCATCACCTCCGGACCGGACCTTGCCGTCATGGAAATCGAACTGGTGAACGCCATGAGCCGCGAACGTCGTCTCGAGCGCGTCATGAAAGTTCTTTCCCAGGAATTCGAATTTATCATTATCGATGCACCTCCCAGCCTGAACTTGTTAACACTGAATGTTCTGACTGCCGCTACCAGCGTACTTATTCCGGTGCAGTGTGAATATTATGCCCTGCAGGGTATGACTGAACTCTTCAAGACCATCCGCGAAGTCCAGAAGAACCTGAACAGCAACCTGAAAATTGAAGGTGCCTTGTTGACTATGTTCGACTCTCGCCTGAGCTTGTGCAAGCAGGTTGCCGAAGAAGTTCGTGAAAATCTCAGCGACACCGTATTCCAGGCAATGATTCCCCGTAACGTGAAGTTGAGCGAAGCTCCTTCCCACGGCAAGCCCGCCATCTTGTACGATGTACAGAGCAGCGGTGCCCAGGCATACATGAAGCTGGCTGAAGAAATTTTGAATAAGGATAAGTAG
- a CDS encoding ParB/RepB/Spo0J family partition protein → MGKKSFSLGRSLADILKDHSVETPTNVPENNQQSAASEAVSSETSAAPVDNSQKIIEIDVNLVDPNPFQPRKSFNDDELVELAETIEKHGLIQPIAVRKVGDRYQIISGERRTRATKLAGLSTIKAQVYENLDDKIMGEWALIENIQRVDLNPVEVAQSYQQLIDLHGYTHDDLAKTVGKSRSAITNALRLLKLPAQVLAWIQEGKISSGAARVLCSDKIDNPEEIARRAIEENLNVRQLEALSRGEDINPAAEPVVEVHSGNKPSNVSGETDNGSSTAQPAAKRELSADLKQFEIRLETFFGTKVQLNPSAATESKGTIVINYYSMDDLTRIQELLGER, encoded by the coding sequence ATGGGTAAGAAATCTTTTTCTCTGGGTCGTAGCCTTGCTGATATCTTGAAGGATCATTCTGTAGAAACTCCGACCAATGTTCCTGAAAACAATCAACAGTCCGCTGCATCCGAAGCTGTTTCCAGTGAAACATCCGCTGCACCTGTTGATAACTCCCAGAAGATTATTGAAATCGACGTCAACTTGGTGGACCCCAATCCGTTCCAGCCTCGTAAGTCCTTCAACGACGACGAACTGGTTGAACTTGCGGAAACCATCGAAAAGCATGGCCTGATCCAGCCCATCGCTGTCCGCAAGGTTGGCGACCGCTACCAGATCATCAGTGGTGAACGCCGTACCCGCGCAACAAAGCTTGCCGGTCTTTCTACTATCAAGGCTCAGGTCTACGAAAATCTGGACGACAAGATCATGGGCGAATGGGCCCTTATCGAAAACATCCAGCGCGTTGATCTGAATCCAGTTGAAGTTGCACAATCCTATCAACAGTTGATCGATCTTCACGGCTATACTCACGACGATCTGGCTAAAACTGTTGGTAAGTCCCGCTCTGCAATCACCAACGCACTTCGCCTGCTGAAGCTGCCTGCCCAGGTTCTGGCCTGGATCCAGGAAGGCAAGATTTCTTCTGGTGCTGCTCGCGTGCTCTGCTCCGACAAGATTGACAATCCCGAAGAAATTGCACGTCGCGCCATCGAGGAAAATTTGAACGTCCGCCAGCTGGAAGCCCTTTCCCGCGGTGAAGACATTAATCCCGCAGCAGAACCCGTTGTTGAAGTTCATAGCGGTAATAAACCGTCAAATGTTTCAGGTGAAACTGACAACGGAAGCAGCACCGCCCAGCCGGCAGCGAAGCGTGAACTCAGTGCCGACCTTAAGCAGTTCGAAATCCGTCTTGAAACCTTCTTCGGCACCAAGGTCCAGCTGAACCCCAGCGCCGCAACCGAATCCAAGGGTACCATCGTCATCAACTACTACAGCATGGATGACCTGACACGTATTCAGGAGCTTTTGGGTGAAAGGTAA
- a CDS encoding M23 family metallopeptidase: MKGKYYTIQIIPEDSNGIKKYRVSTKWFVFIKIFLVLLIVASGVLIFKMGDITRTLVRYDKMRMTNAQLIKQNRNYEELFSRMDSIWVLESRIQNIFETFMENDENKINSLIDRNKFAHVPSEKNEIDYENIHGWVSPEEKLKLERIPNVLPVVGIVSKKFSEENGHGGTDYSAQSGNPVFASGSGTVTFASNLDDLGNTIIIDHQNGYVSSYSHLKDIRVKKGKSVSKGDIIGSVGMTGNASGPHLHYTIKKDGKELDPESFFNY; encoded by the coding sequence GTGAAAGGTAAGTATTACACCATACAGATCATTCCGGAAGATTCCAACGGTATCAAGAAATACCGTGTATCCACAAAGTGGTTTGTATTCATCAAGATTTTCCTGGTACTGTTGATAGTTGCCTCCGGCGTGCTCATCTTCAAGATGGGCGACATCACCCGTACGCTTGTCCGTTACGACAAGATGCGCATGACCAACGCCCAGCTCATCAAGCAGAATCGAAACTACGAGGAACTGTTCTCCCGAATGGACTCCATCTGGGTTCTCGAAAGCAGAATCCAGAACATCTTTGAGACCTTCATGGAGAACGACGAAAACAAGATCAACAGCCTGATCGACAGAAACAAGTTCGCCCATGTTCCTTCGGAAAAGAACGAAATCGACTATGAGAACATTCACGGATGGGTTTCTCCCGAGGAAAAGCTCAAACTGGAACGAATTCCCAACGTCCTTCCTGTTGTTGGTATCGTAAGCAAGAAGTTTTCTGAAGAAAATGGTCACGGTGGTACCGATTATTCCGCACAATCAGGCAATCCTGTATTCGCATCTGGCAGCGGAACGGTAACTTTCGCATCAAATCTTGATGATTTGGGCAATACAATCATCATTGACCATCAAAATGGCTATGTTTCAAGCTATTCTCACCTAAAGGATATCCGAGTCAAGAAGGGAAAATCCGTAAGTAAGGGTGATATTATAGGATCTGTAGGTATGACCGGCAATGCAAGCGGTCCACACCTGCACTATACAATTAAAAAGGACGGCAAGGAGCTGGATCCTGAATCATTTTTCAATTACTAA
- a CDS encoding polymer-forming cytoskeletal protein produces MASKEQEITQIGHSVTIKGDITGKSDVRVAGTINGSIAIEGELIIERQGYIEGEIKTNSAVVAGSVKGNIDCNEKLVLESNSQFVGNIKTKMLIIQEGAIFQGNCQMGVPTAQANVKARELKEVEA; encoded by the coding sequence ATGGCTTCCAAAGAACAGGAAATTACCCAGATTGGTCATAGCGTGACCATCAAAGGCGATATCACCGGCAAGAGTGATGTCCGTGTTGCTGGAACGATCAATGGTAGCATTGCAATTGAAGGCGAACTGATCATTGAACGCCAAGGCTACATCGAAGGCGAAATCAAGACCAATTCTGCTGTCGTCGCCGGCTCTGTCAAGGGCAATATCGATTGTAACGAAAAGCTCGTCCTTGAAAGCAATTCCCAGTTCGTCGGTAACATCAAAACCAAGATGCTCATTATCCAGGAAGGCGCAATCTTCCAGGGTAACTGCCAGATGGGTGTACCTACAGCCCAAGCAAACGTAAAGGCTAGAGAACTTAAGGAAGTAGAAGCCTAA
- a CDS encoding metallophosphoesterase, with protein sequence MSSKVLKIGQLTDLHIGDDESLVQGIDVRANFMKALQSKSLEDMDLLVLSGDLANEDGEPGAYKYVAEVIKGLKVPCCVIPGNHDRIDVMEKYLDLKGKVHNGKCYYRYDIAGRSIFFLDSACGTVSDEQLVWLKEEAAKVKGEILLFMHHPPCFCDHRFMDLRYHLTNMLDVQSVLESIPNLNHVFVGHYHSDFQVTAGRLQVHVAPAIQMQIDPKTPYFNLKSTNPGWQSIKWGENFVETEVYF encoded by the coding sequence ATGAGTTCTAAAGTTCTTAAAATAGGTCAGCTCACCGACTTACATATCGGTGATGATGAAAGCCTGGTGCAGGGTATTGATGTCCGCGCCAATTTCATGAAGGCCTTGCAGTCAAAGTCGCTAGAGGATATGGACCTCCTGGTTCTTTCCGGTGACCTTGCCAATGAGGACGGCGAACCGGGCGCATACAAGTATGTAGCTGAAGTAATCAAGGGTCTTAAGGTTCCCTGCTGTGTAATTCCCGGAAATCATGACCGCATCGATGTAATGGAAAAGTACCTGGACCTCAAGGGCAAGGTACATAATGGCAAGTGCTATTACCGTTATGATATTGCCGGTCGCAGCATCTTTTTCCTGGATAGCGCCTGTGGCACTGTTTCCGATGAGCAGCTGGTTTGGCTCAAGGAAGAGGCTGCCAAGGTGAAGGGTGAAATCCTGCTGTTCATGCACCATCCTCCTTGCTTCTGCGATCATCGTTTTATGGACTTGCGCTACCACTTGACCAACATGCTGGACGTGCAGTCTGTCTTGGAGTCCATTCCTAACCTGAACCATGTCTTTGTTGGCCACTATCACTCTGATTTCCAGGTGACGGCAGGTCGACTTCAGGTTCACGTGGCACCGGCTATCCAGATGCAGATTGACCCTAAGACCCCGTATTTTAACCTCAAGAGTACGAATCCGGGCTGGCAATCCATAAAATGGGGTGAAAATTTTGTAGAAACCGAAGTTTATTTCTAG